One genomic window of Campylobacter sp. MIT 99-7217 includes the following:
- a CDS encoding LamB/YcsF family protein, whose protein sequence is MKVDLNSDLGEAFSIYKMGMDDEILQFVSSANVACGFHAGDPCVMAKTLELAKKYGVCIGAHPSYPDLLGFGRRNMYISFEEAKNYILYQLGALYAFAKANKMKISHLKLHGAFYNMANFDENLSLALCESIAEFDDNIIIMGLSGSLMGEIAKKKGLRYANEVFADRAYNDDVTLVSRKLAGAVIEDEDEAIERVVAMIKDHKTTSINGKEIDLEVDSICVHGDNVKALNFVKRIRKTLEQEGIKICPLEELV, encoded by the coding sequence GTGAAAGTAGATTTAAATAGCGATCTAGGAGAGGCTTTTAGTATCTATAAAATGGGAATGGACGATGAGATATTGCAATTTGTAAGCTCTGCAAATGTGGCTTGTGGTTTTCATGCAGGAGATCCTTGTGTTATGGCAAAGACCTTAGAATTAGCTAAAAAATATGGTGTTTGCATAGGAGCTCACCCTTCTTATCCTGATTTGTTAGGTTTTGGAAGACGCAACATGTATATAAGCTTTGAGGAGGCGAAGAATTACATTTTGTATCAGCTTGGGGCTTTATATGCTTTTGCCAAAGCAAATAAGATGAAAATTTCTCATCTTAAGTTACATGGTGCATTTTATAATATGGCTAATTTTGATGAAAATTTATCCTTAGCTCTTTGTGAAAGTATAGCAGAATTTGATGACAATATTATCATCATGGGACTAAGCGGTTCTTTAATGGGAGAAATCGCTAAAAAAAAGGGTCTTAGATATGCTAATGAAGTCTTTGCAGATAGGGCATATAATGATGATGTCACCTTGGTTTCAAGAAAATTAGCAGGTGCTGTGATTGAAGATGAAGATGAGGCTATTGAGCGTGTTGTTGCAATGATTAAAGATCATAAGACAACAAGCATTAATGGCAAGGAAATTGATCTTGAGGTTGATAGCATTTGTGTTCATGGAGATAATGTCAAGGCTTTAAATTTTGTAAAAAGAATTCGAAAAACGCTTGAACAAGAGGGTATAAAAATCTGCCCTCTTGAAGAACTTGTGTGA
- the kdsA gene encoding 3-deoxy-8-phosphooctulonate synthase has translation MKKMILIAGPCVIESKELVFKVANELKSLAQDERIDFYFKSSFDKANRTSISSFRGPGLDEGLKILQAVKDEFNMKILTDIHESTQATPVAQVADMMQIPAFLCRQTDLLVAAAKTKAQVNIKKGQFLNPADIKYSVKKVLETRGVKDEGFEVALKNGVFVTERGASFGYGNLVVDMRSLVIMREFAPVIFDATHSVQMPGAAGGKSGGKSEFIEPLARAAAAVGVDGFFFETHVNPCEALCDGPNQLTPARLKASVEQILKIQESIKE, from the coding sequence ATGAAAAAAATGATTTTGATCGCAGGACCTTGCGTGATTGAGAGCAAAGAACTTGTTTTTAAAGTAGCAAACGAGCTTAAAAGCTTGGCACAAGATGAAAGGATAGATTTTTATTTTAAATCAAGCTTTGATAAGGCAAATCGCACCAGCATAAGCTCTTTTAGAGGACCCGGACTTGATGAGGGGCTTAAGATTTTACAGGCTGTAAAAGATGAATTTAACATGAAAATTCTAACCGACATTCACGAAAGCACCCAAGCTACACCCGTAGCACAAGTAGCTGATATGATGCAAATTCCAGCCTTTTTGTGCAGGCAAACAGACTTGCTTGTAGCAGCTGCAAAAACAAAGGCTCAGGTTAATATCAAAAAGGGTCAGTTTTTAAATCCTGCCGATATCAAATATAGCGTTAAAAAGGTGCTTGAAACAAGAGGCGTGAAAGATGAGGGCTTTGAGGTGGCTTTGAAAAACGGCGTTTTTGTAACTGAGCGTGGGGCTAGCTTTGGCTATGGAAATTTAGTCGTTGATATGAGAAGCCTTGTCATTATGCGTGAGTTTGCTCCGGTGATCTTTGATGCAACTCACAGCGTGCAAATGCCCGGTGCTGCAGGGGGGAAAAGTGGAGGAAAAAGCGAATTTATCGAGCCTTTAGCAAGGGCTGCTGCTGCGGTTGGCGTTGATGGCTTTTTCTTTGAAACGCATGTAAATCCTTGCGAAGCACTTTGCGATGGACCAAATCAACTCACCCCAGCAAGACTTAAGGCAAGTGTCGAACAAATTTTAAAAATTCAAGAAAGCATAAAGGAATAA
- a CDS encoding efflux RND transporter permease subunit: MFSKILKILIAYKKTSLFFTLLCCIILSSFAFKLSVDASAESLLLEDDKDLKIFRELSKHYKSDNFLMLSFSPKDQDPFSRSNLEKLASLHTNLEQISGINRILSPLNAPLLKSSDNKDLKDLLKHIPTLKDADINLTKAKWEFTNSPFYQGNIISKDGKTAALIIYLEPDLRYTELISLRDEAKDENEKAHFRLLIKKHQEEQKLITSKLLQEIKTQMKAYEKEDIDLHISGVSLIADDMISYIKDDLLVYGLSLILLLSLALWWFFKAWRFVILPLFVCLISLSSASGIFALFHFPITVISSNYVALMLIICVSVIIHLIAHFVELSHNFPKASIQRLVLATLLAKAKPSFYAILTTAIGFLSLLFSGIEPIIKLGIMMSLGISVSLILSYLFFASILPCLKPRAYALRKFNFSFLSFCANTSLKYKKSIYVICFFAVLLALLGISKLKVENSFVNYFKDSSEIKQGLLVIDKNLGGTLPLDLIIKFKKNETKTHSNDSFEDEFEALSSKETYWFDSRKTRIAKRVHEYLVQKRFIGSVLSLNSLLILGKDINEGRDLDDFALAFLNENLPPHFKQDLLSPFVNIEENELRFSMRIIDSDKNLKRDDFLKELNEELKTLLKDEELDFKLTGIMLLYNNMLQSLFASQFNTLAFVVLVIFSLFVVIFRSFRYASAAILANIIPLSLVFAFMGFLGLPLDLMSITIAAIAIGIGVDDALHYVYRFKEELKKQSLENAIFTTHRSIGSAIYYTTFAIVLGFSVMMSSNFIPTIYFGVLTILVMLLLLLGSLFLLPCFLSTFYKKV, from the coding sequence ATATTTTCAAAAATCCTTAAAATCCTCATAGCGTATAAAAAAACAAGTCTTTTTTTTACGCTTTTGTGTTGTATCATCTTAAGTAGCTTTGCTTTTAAGCTCTCAGTTGATGCAAGTGCTGAAAGCTTGCTTTTAGAAGATGATAAGGATTTGAAAATTTTTAGAGAGCTTAGCAAGCATTATAAAAGCGATAATTTCTTAATGCTAAGCTTTTCTCCTAAAGATCAAGACCCTTTTTCAAGGTCAAATTTAGAAAAACTTGCCTCTTTACACACAAATTTAGAACAAATTTCAGGCATTAATAGAATTTTAAGCCCTCTTAATGCTCCCTTGCTTAAAAGTAGCGATAATAAGGACTTAAAAGATTTACTTAAACATATCCCAACCCTAAAAGATGCGGATATAAATCTTACAAAAGCAAAATGGGAATTTACTAATAGCCCCTTTTATCAAGGTAATATCATTTCAAAAGATGGTAAAACTGCTGCTTTGATCATTTATCTTGAGCCTGATTTAAGATACACAGAGCTTATTTCTTTAAGAGATGAGGCAAAAGATGAAAATGAAAAAGCACATTTTCGCCTTCTTATCAAAAAACACCAAGAAGAGCAAAAACTTATAACAAGTAAGCTTTTGCAAGAGATCAAAACGCAGATGAAAGCTTATGAAAAAGAAGATATTGATCTTCATATCAGTGGGGTGAGTTTGATCGCTGATGATATGATTTCTTATATCAAAGATGATTTGCTTGTTTATGGTTTGAGTTTGATTTTGCTTTTAAGCCTTGCTTTATGGTGGTTTTTTAAGGCGTGGCGTTTTGTGATTTTGCCCTTATTTGTATGTCTTATTTCTTTAAGTAGTGCAAGTGGAATTTTTGCTTTATTTCATTTTCCTATCACGGTCATTTCTTCAAACTATGTAGCTTTAATGCTTATCATCTGCGTTTCTGTTATCATTCATCTTATTGCTCATTTTGTAGAACTTAGCCACAACTTTCCAAAAGCAAGCATCCAAAGACTTGTTTTAGCCACTCTTTTAGCCAAGGCTAAGCCTAGTTTTTATGCTATTTTAACCACAGCCATAGGCTTTTTAAGTTTGCTTTTTTCTGGCATTGAGCCTATCATTAAGCTTGGCATTATGATGAGTCTTGGTATAAGTGTGAGTTTGATTCTTTCGTATCTTTTCTTTGCAAGCATTTTACCTTGCTTAAAGCCAAGGGCGTATGCTTTAAGGAAATTTAATTTCAGCTTCTTAAGCTTTTGTGCAAATACAAGCTTAAAATACAAAAAAAGTATATATGTGATTTGCTTTTTTGCTGTTCTTTTAGCTCTTTTGGGTATTTCTAAACTTAAGGTTGAAAACTCTTTTGTAAATTATTTTAAAGATAGTAGCGAGATCAAACAAGGCTTGCTTGTTATTGATAAAAATTTAGGCGGGACCTTGCCCTTAGATCTTATCATTAAATTTAAGAAAAATGAAACAAAAACTCATTCAAATGATAGTTTTGAAGATGAATTTGAAGCCTTGTCAAGCAAAGAAACTTATTGGTTTGATTCTAGGAAAACAAGGATAGCTAAAAGGGTGCATGAATACCTTGTGCAAAAACGCTTTATCGGCTCAGTTTTAAGTCTTAATAGCCTACTTATCTTAGGAAAGGATATTAACGAGGGCAGGGATTTGGACGATTTCGCCCTTGCTTTTTTAAATGAAAACTTACCTCCTCATTTTAAGCAAGATTTGCTTTCTCCTTTTGTAAATATAGAAGAAAATGAGCTGAGATTTTCCATGCGTATCATTGATTCTGATAAAAATTTAAAAAGAGATGATTTTTTAAAAGAGTTAAATGAAGAGCTTAAAACGCTTTTAAAAGATGAAGAGCTTGATTTTAAGCTAACAGGAATCATGCTTTTATACAATAACATGCTTCAAAGCCTTTTTGCGTCGCAGTTTAATACCCTAGCCTTTGTGGTGCTTGTGATCTTTTCTTTATTTGTGGTGATTTTTAGAAGTTTTAGATATGCAAGTGCAGCAATTTTAGCAAATATCATACCTTTGAGTTTGGTTTTTGCCTTTATGGGATTTTTGGGCTTGCCTCTTGATCTCATGAGTATCACTATAGCTGCCATTGCTATAGGAATAGGCGTTGATGATGCCTTGCATTATGTATATCGCTTTAAAGAAGAGCTTAAAAAGCAAAGCCTAGAAAATGCCATTTTTACAACGCACAGATCCATAGGTTCAGCGATTTACTACACCACCTTTGCCATAGTTTTAGGCTTTAGCGTGATGATGAGTAGCAATTTTATCCCAACGATTTATTTTGGCGTTTTAACCATACTTGTTATGCTACTTTTGCTCTTGGGAAGCTTGTTTTTACTGCCTTGCTTTTTAAGCACTTTTTATAAAAAGGTTTAG
- a CDS encoding VacJ family lipoprotein: MLKIRICLLLFLCLSVSLCDEFDDFEAEFEEFKVNDPLSGYNKMMTSFNIGFYSYVARPAIKSYNFITPQFLRTGVKNIMGNLAMPMRVSSLLLQFKFKEVGIEFKRFGVNMFFGFFGVIDAASNTGIAKYPADFGTALAHWGVGSGFHLVLPILGPSNLRDTLSMPVNWYLVPTGYIEPFYVSLAVNSYVVMNELSFQTDTLDELYYNTPNVYPFLRDAYEQRRIEMSK; this comes from the coding sequence ATTTTGAAGATAAGAATTTGCTTGTTGCTTTTTTTATGCCTAAGTGTAAGCTTGTGCGATGAATTTGATGACTTTGAAGCAGAATTTGAAGAATTTAAGGTTAATGATCCCTTATCAGGATACAATAAAATGATGACAAGCTTTAATATAGGCTTTTATAGCTATGTAGCAAGACCGGCGATTAAATCTTATAATTTTATCACACCACAATTTTTACGCACAGGAGTAAAAAATATCATGGGCAATCTTGCTATGCCTATGCGTGTAAGCTCTTTGCTCTTGCAGTTTAAATTTAAGGAAGTGGGTATAGAGTTTAAAAGATTTGGCGTAAATATGTTTTTTGGCTTTTTTGGGGTCATCGATGCGGCAAGTAACACAGGCATTGCCAAGTATCCGGCTGATTTTGGAACAGCCTTGGCACATTGGGGTGTTGGCAGTGGCTTTCATCTTGTTTTGCCTATACTTGGTCCTAGCAATCTTAGAGACACGCTTTCAATGCCTGTGAATTGGTATTTAGTCCCAACAGGCTATATAGAGCCATTTTATGTTAGTTTAGCTGTAAATTCTTATGTAGTGATGAATGAGCTGTCTTTTCAAACTGATACACTTGATGAGCTTTATTATAATACCCCAAATGTCTATCCTTTCTTGCGTGATGCTTATGAGCAAAGACGCATTGAAATGAGCAAATAA
- a CDS encoding phosphoribosyltransferase, protein MRFYSFDEFVGDTQFLARNIKQEFDPEVILAIARGGMSLGHSLSVALNNRNLFSLNSIHYEDTNKLDSIKIFNIPDLHDYKKVLLVDDIIDSGETISEIKKLLLEKFPHLDLKIASIFYKSKALLIPEFKVKEALEWVDFFWDIKID, encoded by the coding sequence ATGAGATTTTATAGTTTTGATGAGTTTGTGGGCGATACTCAGTTTTTAGCAAGAAATATCAAGCAAGAATTTGATCCTGAAGTGATTTTAGCCATTGCTAGAGGGGGTATGAGTTTAGGACATTCTTTAAGCGTGGCACTTAATAACCGCAATCTTTTTTCCTTAAATTCCATTCATTATGAAGATACAAACAAACTTGATAGCATTAAAATCTTTAATATCCCTGATTTGCATGATTACAAAAAGGTCTTGCTTGTTGATGATATCATTGATAGTGGCGAAACAATTAGCGAGATTAAAAAGCTCCTGCTTGAAAAATTCCCTCATCTTGATCTTAAAATCGCAAGTATTTTTTATAAAAGTAAAGCCTTGCTTATCCCAGAATTTAAGGTAAAAGAAGCCCTTGAATGGGTGGATTTTTTCTGGGATATTAAAATTGATTAA
- a CDS encoding DMT family transporter, whose product MLRIIKHNLGVYFMIIACLDFTLVGACAKLLGDELSSVEIMFFRNAIGVIFMLYILKKIKIHKEGKHLWLLIFRGITGALSLYLFFYNVSNISLGGAFAFQKTSPIFITIIAFFIFKENIGLKGIFGILIAFLGVLLVSQPWADTHSHTGFDFKNSSLGVLSGFLAALALTSVRQLRKYYATELIAFSFILIGTLLPALSMIIGEFYSPPSLDFLFTPFVMPSLKAWFLIAVMGCFGTIYQIHVTKAYGVAKQAGVVAGVSYLDVVFSLILGIILGDDLPSAMVFIGIIGIVFGGLILVKKQKGK is encoded by the coding sequence ATGTTAAGGATAATCAAACACAATCTTGGTGTGTATTTTATGATCATAGCCTGCTTAGATTTTACTCTAGTTGGAGCTTGTGCCAAGCTTTTGGGCGATGAGCTTTCATCAGTTGAGATCATGTTTTTTAGAAATGCCATTGGGGTTATTTTTATGCTTTATATACTCAAAAAAATCAAGATACATAAAGAAGGTAAACACCTATGGCTTCTCATTTTTAGAGGGATAACAGGAGCTCTTTCTTTATATCTTTTTTTCTATAATGTTTCAAATATCTCACTTGGAGGGGCATTTGCTTTTCAAAAAACCTCACCAATTTTTATTACGATCATAGCCTTTTTTATTTTTAAAGAAAATATAGGCTTAAAAGGTATTTTTGGGATTTTAATCGCCTTTTTAGGCGTGCTTTTAGTCTCTCAACCTTGGGCAGATACACACTCGCACACAGGCTTTGATTTTAAAAACTCTTCTCTTGGTGTTTTAAGTGGGTTTTTAGCCGCACTTGCTCTTACTAGCGTGCGTCAGCTTCGAAAGTACTATGCTACAGAGCTTATAGCCTTTTCTTTTATCTTGATTGGGACCTTACTTCCAGCCTTATCGATGATCATAGGGGAATTTTACTCTCCACCAAGTCTTGATTTTCTCTTTACTCCCTTTGTTATGCCAAGTTTAAAAGCATGGTTTTTGATCGCTGTTATGGGCTGTTTTGGCACAATTTATCAAATTCATGTTACCAAGGCTTATGGTGTGGCAAAACAAGCTGGGGTTGTGGCTGGGGTAAGCTATTTGGATGTAGTTTTTTCTCTTATTTTGGGTATAATTTTGGGCGATGATTTACCAAGTGCTATGGTTTTTATCGGTATAATTGGCATAGTATTTGGCGGATTGATTTTAGTGAAAAAACAAAAAGGAAAATAA
- the pyrF gene encoding orotidine-5'-phosphate decarboxylase — translation MKLCVALDLASKEECLKLASELRGLDLWLKVGMRAFYREGFAFIEELKKIGDFRIFLDLKLYDIPNTMADACEELAKFGVDMINLHASAGEIALKICMQRLNTLKSRPLVLGVSALTSFDEQGFHQIYKQNLKEAVENFSKICFESSLDGMVCSVFESKLIKNATNQNFLTLTPGIRPFKEESDDQKRVADIQRAKQENADFIVVGRPIYKDNEPRKKCERILNEL, via the coding sequence ATGAAGCTTTGCGTAGCACTTGATCTAGCAAGCAAAGAAGAGTGTTTGAAGCTTGCAAGCGAGTTAAGAGGGCTTGATTTGTGGCTTAAGGTTGGCATGCGTGCTTTTTATAGGGAGGGTTTTGCTTTTATTGAGGAGCTTAAGAAAATCGGTGATTTTAGGATTTTTTTAGATCTTAAGCTTTATGATATCCCAAATACCATGGCTGATGCTTGCGAAGAGCTTGCTAAATTTGGTGTTGATATGATCAATCTTCACGCAAGTGCCGGAGAAATAGCACTTAAAATCTGCATGCAAAGACTAAACACACTTAAAAGTCGCCCTTTGGTGCTTGGAGTTTCGGCACTTACTAGCTTTGATGAGCAAGGTTTTCATCAAATTTACAAGCAGAATTTAAAAGAAGCGGTGGAAAATTTTAGCAAAATTTGCTTTGAAAGTTCGCTTGATGGAATGGTTTGCTCGGTTTTTGAAAGCAAGCTTATCAAAAATGCTACAAATCAAAATTTTCTTACCTTAACGCCTGGAATTCGCCCTTTCAAAGAAGAAAGCGATGATCAAAAAAGAGTGGCTGACATTCAAAGGGCAAAGCAAGAAAATGCTGATTTTATCGTGGTTGGTCGTCCTATTTACAAGGATAATGAGCCAAGAAAGAAATGTGAAAGGATTTTAAATGAACTTTGA
- the ribH gene encoding 6,7-dimethyl-8-ribityllumazine synthase: protein MKIIEGKLNLKGSEKIAIINARFNHIITDRLVEGAKDAFLRHGGKEENLSLILVPGAFELPFVLKTAIESKKFDAICCLGAVIRGSTPHFDYVSAETTKGIANVSLAHNVPVSFGVLTTDTIEQAIERAGSKAGNKGFEAMTTLIEILNLKLNLKA from the coding sequence ATGAAAATCATAGAGGGAAAATTAAATTTAAAAGGTAGCGAAAAAATTGCCATTATCAATGCAAGGTTTAATCACATCATTACCGATCGCTTAGTAGAAGGAGCTAAAGATGCTTTTTTAAGACATGGAGGCAAGGAAGAAAATTTAAGCCTCATTTTAGTGCCGGGTGCTTTTGAGCTTCCTTTTGTCTTAAAAACAGCCATTGAGAGTAAGAAATTTGACGCAATTTGTTGCTTGGGTGCTGTGATCCGCGGCTCAACGCCTCATTTTGACTATGTTTCAGCTGAGACGACTAAGGGCATTGCAAATGTGAGCTTAGCACACAATGTGCCTGTAAGTTTTGGAGTTTTAACCACAGACACCATAGAACAAGCCATAGAACGAGCTGGTAGCAAGGCTGGAAATAAGGGCTTTGAGGCTATGACAACTTTGATTGAAATTCTAAATTTAAAACTGAATTTGAAAGCTTAA
- a CDS encoding phospholipid-binding protein MlaC, translating to MKTLAFLCVFVVASFALKLENISSTMQENIDKTLLILKNTSGDKSKAAGKIFELFDPIFDYKLMAKLSLSKHYDKLSEAEKKQFSEAFEAQLKKSFTDKLHLYKDQTLKIVKGEKNDKGTRYFLTSVMRIDGEDKFVVFKFYQNPQKDWLIYDVDVLGVSIIQTYRTQFGDVLENENFQTLLEKIKAVNFYQK from the coding sequence ATGAAAACTTTAGCATTTTTATGCGTCTTTGTGGTGGCTTCTTTTGCCCTAAAGCTTGAAAATATCTCAAGCACTATGCAAGAAAATATCGATAAAACCTTGCTGATACTAAAAAATACAAGCGGAGATAAAAGCAAGGCAGCAGGAAAAATTTTTGAGCTTTTTGATCCTATATTTGACTATAAGCTTATGGCTAAACTTTCTTTATCTAAACACTATGACAAGCTTAGCGAGGCTGAAAAAAAGCAATTTAGCGAGGCTTTTGAAGCCCAGCTTAAAAAAAGCTTCACTGATAAATTACATCTTTACAAGGATCAAACCCTAAAGATTGTCAAAGGAGAAAAAAATGACAAAGGCACGAGATATTTTTTAACAAGCGTGATGAGAATTGATGGGGAGGATAAATTTGTAGTGTTTAAATTTTATCAAAATCCCCAAAAAGACTGGCTCATTTATGATGTCGATGTTTTGGGCGTGAGCATTATACAAACTTATAGAACTCAGTTTGGCGATGTTTTGGAAAATGAGAATTTTCAAACCCTGTTAGAAAAAATCAAAGCCGTTAATTTTTATCAAAAATGA
- the nusB gene encoding transcription antitermination factor NusB: MATRHQVRTCVVSLLYANEMNEENTQFIDEFLEEKKIRNEQKNFALELYKGVCENLARLDELLSANLKEFERLSKTELMILRLSAYELCFSDTQKAIIINEAVELGKELGNENSSKLINAVLDALQKDLK, translated from the coding sequence ATGGCGACGCGTCATCAGGTAAGAACTTGCGTTGTGTCCTTACTTTACGCAAATGAGATGAATGAAGAAAACACGCAGTTTATAGATGAGTTTTTAGAAGAAAAAAAAATTCGCAATGAGCAAAAAAACTTTGCTTTGGAGCTTTATAAGGGCGTTTGTGAGAATTTAGCAAGGCTTGATGAGCTTTTGAGTGCGAATTTAAAAGAATTTGAAAGGCTAAGCAAAACTGAGCTGATGATTTTAAGGCTAAGTGCTTATGAGCTTTGTTTTAGCGACACGCAAAAGGCTATCATCATCAATGAAGCCGTAGAACTTGGCAAAGAACTTGGCAATGAAAACTCATCAAAACTCATCAATGCTGTGCTTGACGCACTTCAAAAGGACTTAAAATGA
- a CDS encoding glycosyltransferase family 8 protein, with amino-acid sequence MSEKNLKKLDKLRAKLNEIYPCELSNYTIKEDFSQFQTFGEGLNHATYFKLKIASILPSHIKTCLYLDTDMLCVGDIRELFELNLEDKILACVLDKKSLNTQKILHKKDPSKDYILRLDKTYFNAGFLFINLNKFRLENIEEKIFLLLKDYVVDIHDQGAFNAVLCDKKDLKILSFKYNFLQHINFKTQTFYTQKECDEALKDIKIIHYTDKKPWNSFLANTLNLQNTHIKLWWDMALKTPCFKKEFKKLQLQALENELLNLIDPRMSNARFRIKTSLAYELGACLIRNQKSFKLPFLLIKIALKHKQLEKIYQQRIFYNPNLAMPPLELCKDYQNALKLENHLSYQLGNAFLKACKTWYKGGFFIFLKQANEIKKEFKKTRRLFIV; translated from the coding sequence ATAAGTGAAAAAAATCTTAAAAAACTAGATAAACTTAGAGCTAAATTAAATGAAATTTATCCTTGCGAACTTTCAAATTATACTATAAAAGAGGATTTTTCTCAGTTTCAAACCTTTGGCGAGGGACTAAATCACGCTACTTATTTTAAGCTTAAAATCGCTTCTATCTTGCCAAGTCATATAAAAACTTGTCTTTATTTGGATACTGATATGCTTTGTGTGGGCGATATAAGAGAGCTTTTTGAGCTAAATTTAGAAGATAAGATTTTAGCTTGTGTGCTGGATAAAAAGAGTTTAAACACACAAAAGATTTTACACAAAAAAGATCCAAGTAAAGACTATATTTTAAGGCTTGATAAGACTTATTTTAATGCTGGCTTTTTGTTTATTAATTTAAACAAATTTAGACTTGAAAATATAGAAGAAAAGATTTTTTTATTACTCAAAGACTATGTGGTTGATATCCATGATCAAGGTGCTTTTAATGCTGTGTTGTGTGATAAAAAGGATTTGAAAATTCTTTCTTTTAAATACAATTTTTTGCAACATATCAATTTTAAAACCCAAACTTTTTACACGCAAAAAGAATGTGATGAGGCTTTAAAAGATATAAAAATCATTCATTATACAGACAAAAAGCCTTGGAATAGCTTTTTGGCAAATACCTTAAATTTACAAAATACTCATATCAAACTTTGGTGGGATATGGCTTTAAAAACACCTTGTTTTAAAAAAGAGTTTAAAAAACTTCAGTTGCAAGCCTTAGAAAATGAGCTTTTAAATTTGATCGATCCTAGAATGAGTAATGCAAGATTTAGGATAAAAACAAGTCTTGCTTATGAACTTGGAGCTTGTCTTATACGAAATCAAAAATCTTTTAAACTGCCATTTTTACTTATCAAAATAGCACTAAAACATAAACAGCTCGAAAAGATATATCAGCAAAGAATTTTTTATAATCCAAATTTAGCCATGCCACCTTTAGAGCTTTGTAAGGATTATCAAAATGCTTTAAAACTTGAAAATCATCTTTCCTATCAACTTGGAAATGCCTTTTTGAAAGCTTGCAAAACTTGGTATAAGGGAGGATTTTTTATCTTTTTAAAACAAGCAAATGAGATCAAAAAAGAATTTAAAAAAACTAGGAGGCTTTTTATTGTATAA